Within Mercenaria mercenaria strain notata chromosome 15, MADL_Memer_1, whole genome shotgun sequence, the genomic segment TGAATGTTGcaatccatgaatttatatccccaagaaattgctattttggctaaaacaacaaaattttcatGTGTACAAAACtgtatgatttcacagtacatgacATCTTTACATTCAGAAACAgatgaaaaagatgaaaatggatgatttcatataaatttattccTTAAAACTTTTATACATTACAATAAAGATGAACACCATTACTAAATGTGTATTTTAAAACAGAACACAAATGTTATGAAGTCACAGACTTCACAATAACACTGCCATACAACTActataaaatcagatattttcgtGAGGCTAAAAATTTGCTGTAATGTTAGCATGGTAGACTGTTGATGATATTGGCCTGCTTGTTTAAAAGACAGGACTACTGAATAGTAACACTTTTACAAGTACTTATTTCCACAAAGgacagaaaatatagcaaaaaataaaacccttgtgaaaatatctgattttacaatatatgAATACAATTACATAATACCAAACCTAAGCAGCAATAATCTATGTAGGTTTTTAcaaactgtaaaatcagaaattcctgctttttgttttggtttttcctttAGTACTCTATGATCCGTGAGTTATCATTCAAAGATTAGCAAGGCAAAGAGATTATGTTACAGAATTCATAAAGTCCCATTGTAAGGAAATGTTGCCTGTCCTAAAACCTGCTATGTAGAGTAACTGTAGAAGTCCAGTAATTGCTTGAGCAACATTTTTAGGAGTGTTTTTAAACCATATACTAcagcatttttgttgtttaaatataaaCTGTTGCTAAATTTCTGgaacacaaaaatttaaaattaaaaaatctcaATACATGTCaacatatttacaatttttctttcaagattttatttctatAGTACATGAATTAACATATATGACTTAATTTACTCTAAAAacaagttgttttattttctccaTAGCTGCTTTAAAGGTTCAGAACAGATATAAACTCAAGAAAAGAGTAATTTTGTGAACATTGTAAATATTTTGGAATAAGAATCAtcatatacaaacaaaaacaattttcagtATACCTAAAACTAGACCAAAACAGGAGTACAACAGTCATTGAGACACTAGTAATGAAAAAGGGGACTTGGGTGTAGTAATCCACAGCTAAATTTTGAATGCACAAGAACAATGCCTCATTTATCAATGTAAAGTACATGATGCACAACAgagtaaagataaaaaaaaaaaaattgtatgtgtatatatatgtatatattatagtttTCGCTGTTTATATGACTAGCAAATGTTAGACCACTGACACcagaaagaaaataacaaaatccCAATTTGGATAGCATCTATCTAGCTAAATGCTGAGGAATGAGAAAATTACTTTTATGTCTTCGTGAAAATTAATTTGAAGagaaatgtgagaaaaaaaattgaaattttatcatgaatAGAACCTGTTTTATGGATATGGCAGTTTACTTCAGACACAAGCAAGTATAATGACCTGTACATTTTTCTTGTGCCAGTCTGGATCTCATAATTACACATACCGGTTCATAAAGTGGATGACAGATAGCATATAGatctttttattgatattttctttcTAATCTTGTGCCAGTGCTCCAGATAAAAAGCACTTATAACACTGCCATTTTTTTAAACTGCTGAACTGCAGTTCAATACAGTTTTAGGTATTCTTTCTATAATCAAGTATCACACACAGTAAAGCTCAATCATGCATGCATGTCATTACAATACCGAACTTAACAAAATAATGTCAATTTATTTGGCTAAAACAATATCTTTATCAACAATGTGTACAATTTTTTTTCCTAAAGGGAGACTATTCTACCATTTCTTCTTATGTTCATCCATGCTTACTCCCCCTGGTCCAAATGCAACCACAAGTAACAGACCACCAACCACTGAGAGGGTCTGAAAGAAGTCATACTTCAGAAAATCCCTCATTGGCTTGTACCCAGGGATATTCCAAAATGCGTTAAAATAAAAGTTCAGACAAGTAAGCCAGACTACTAGAACAAGGGCAGACAACTTTGTTTTATATCCAACGGCAATGAGAATGATTAATGCTGTGCCGACCAGATTCTGAATGATTTGAAGGAAGTCCAGTTCAAAGCGTAGTAATGTGAGGAACATCAGGACAAGCAGTATGCGCCCACTGAGCTGCATATACTGCTTCGGGTTGTTTTCTCCGAGTGAAGGGAGACCGGCAAACAGGCTCCGACCTTCAGCTTTGTTTTCAGCCAGCAACAACAATACACCACCAGCCAGGGCAAGGTTTCTGAAACAATTTAACAAACATtatcatttgatataaattttgtgtcactatttcttgaaaagaaaatatgcatAACTGACTACTTCATTAATATGGCagttcaagaattttttttatttaacacagatttttaaaaaaaattcaggatATACTTGGGAATAAAGCCAATAAATACAGCAG encodes:
- the LOC123546323 gene encoding surfeit locus protein 4-like isoform X2 translates to MWTQWGEQRDYMNISWGCGYFLGTMFVLINLIGQLGGCVMILSRQKVPIGCGILFFIIALQTVAYSIIWDLKFLMRNLALAGGVLLLLAENKAEGRSLFAGLPSLGENNPKQYMQLSGRILLVLMFLTLLRFELDFLQIIQNLVGTALIILIAVGYKTKLSALVLVVWLTCLNFYFNAFWNIPGYKPMRDFLKYDFFQTLSVVGGLLLVVAFGPGGVSMDEHKKKW
- the LOC123546323 gene encoding surfeit locus protein 4-like isoform X1, which encodes MAKQNELMDKAEDVADQVLRHSKHILPHVARFCLISTFLEDGIRMWTQWGEQRDYMNISWGCGYFLGTMFVLINLIGQLGGCVMILSRQKVPIGCGILFFIIALQTVAYSIIWDLKFLMRNLALAGGVLLLLAENKAEGRSLFAGLPSLGENNPKQYMQLSGRILLVLMFLTLLRFELDFLQIIQNLVGTALIILIAVGYKTKLSALVLVVWLTCLNFYFNAFWNIPGYKPMRDFLKYDFFQTLSVVGGLLLVVAFGPGGVSMDEHKKKW